A region from the Malus domestica chromosome 07, GDT2T_hap1 genome encodes:
- the LOC103453828 gene encoding protein NRT1/ PTR FAMILY 5.6 codes for MEQEMEKRKQDSSTASSEANTIRDEDNWVHDSSVDHKGRVPLRASTGVWKASLFIITIEFSERLSYFGIATNLITYLTQLLHQDIKTAAKNVNFWAGVTTIMPLIGGFLADAYTGRFSMVLFSSLIYLMGLSLLTMSQFIPSLKPCSTKTCQQPRKLHEVVLFIALYFISVGTGGHKPCLQSFGADQFDDDHTEERKKKMSYFNWWNFALCCGLFLGVTAIVYVQDYVSWGVADLVLTITMAFTIVTFYMGKAFYRYRIPEGSPLVPMLQVLVAAIRKRKLPNPSNPALLFEVPKSHKHSQGRLLLHTNRLRFLDKAAIIEENENTSWDQKHNPWRLTTLTRVEEVKLILNMIPIWLTSLTFGLCVAQASTFFVKQAATMDLHITDNFKIPPASIYSLGAIAMLISVTVYDKILVPILRKATGNERGINILTRIGIGMIFSVIAMSAAALVETKRLKADQPQSMSVFWLAPQYIILGFGDGFTLVGLQEYFYDQVPDSMRSLGIAFYLSVIAVGSFISSFLIIVVDHVTGKGGNSWFGKDLNSSRLDNFYWLLAAMNGLNLCVYGLLARGYTYKNVERRVVVADDTSLSNRIDQSMA; via the exons ATGGAGCAAGAAATGGAAAAGAGAAAACAAGATAGTAGTACTGCATCATCAGAAGCAAATACTATTAGGGATGAAGATAACTGGGTTCATGATTCATCTGTAGATCATAAAGGAAGAGTTCCTCTACGCGCTTCAACCGGCGTTTGGAAAGCTTCTCTCTTCATCATCA CTATTGAATTTAGTGAGAGGTTAAGTTACTTTGGAATAGCCACAAATCTCATCACCTACCTCACTCAATTGCTTCACCAAGACATCAAAACAGCAGCCAAAAATGTGAACTTCTGGGCAGGAGTGACAACTATAATGCCTTTAATTGGAGGATTTTTAGCAGATGCCTACACTGGCCGATTCAGCATGGTTCTGTTTTCATCCCTCATATATCTAATG GGCCTAAGTCTCCTGACAATGTCCCAGTTTATCCCAAGTCTAAAGCCCTGCAGTACAAAGACGTGCCAACAGCCTCGAAAACTTCATGAAGTGGTGCTTTTCATTGCCTTGTACTTCATCTCAGTTGGAACTGGAGGGCACAAGCCATGTCTTCAAAGCTTTGGAGCGGATCAATTTGACGATGATCACACGGAAGaacgaaagaaaaaaatgtcCTACTTCAATTGGTGGAACTTTGCACTTTGTTGTGGATTGTTTCTTGGTGTGACTGCAATTGTCTATGTTCAAGACTATGTGAGTTGGGGTGTGGCTGATCTTGTGCTAACAATCACCATGGCTTTTACAATTGTGACCTTCTATATGGGGAAGGCTTTTTATAGGTATAGAATCCCAGAAGGAAGCCCTCTGGTCCCAATGTTACAGGTCTTGGTTGCAgccataagaaaaagaaaattacctaATCCTTCAAACCCCGCTTTGCTATTTGAAGTTCCCAAGTCCCATAAGCACTCCCAAGGAAGGCTTTTACTTCATACAAATAGGCTTAG GTTTCTAGACAAGGCAGCAATCATCGAAGAGAACGAGAACACATCTTGGGACCAGAAACACAATCCTTGGAGATTGACAACACTGACAAGGGTGgaagaggtgaagcttattTTAAACATGATCCCCATTTGGCTAACCTCTTTAACATTTGGACTATGTGTAGCACAAGCCTCAACATTCTTTGTCAAACAAGCTGCAACGATGGACCTGCATATCACTGACAACTTCAAAATCCCACCAGCCTCAATCTATTCTCTGGGGGCCATTGCAATGCTTATCTCCGTCACAGTCTATGACAAGATTCTTGTTCCGATTCTAAGGAAAGCGACCGGCAACGAAAGGGGGATTAACATTCTCACAAGGATTGGAATTGGCATGATTTTTTCAGTTATAGCAATGTCGGCTGCAGCATTAGTTGAAACAAAAAGACTAAAAGCTGATCAGCCGCAATCTATGAGTGTGTTCTGGTTGGCTCCCCAGTACATAATTCTAGGGTTTGGAGATGGATTCACTCTGGTAGGGTTACAAGAGTATTTCTACGACCAAGTTCCCGACTCGATGAGAAGCTTGGGGATTGCTTTTTATCTGAGTGTGATTGCGGTTGGGAGCTTCATAAGCAGCTTTCTGATTATTGTTGTGGATCATGTCACAGGAAAGGGTGGGAATAGCTGGTTTGGGAAGGACTTGAACTCAAGCCGTTTGGATAATTTCTACTGGCTTTTGGCAGCCATGAATGGTttgaatttatgtgtttatgGGTTGTTGGCTAGGGGTTATACTTACAAAAATGTGGAGAGAAGGGTGGTTGTGGCTGACGACACTTCTCTCAGTAATAGAATTGATCAATCTATGGCTTAG
- the LOC114826115 gene encoding ras-related protein Rab2BV-like → MAYKVDHEYDYLFKIVLIGDSGVGKSNILSRFTRNEFSLESKSTIGVEFATRTLQIEGKTVKAQIWDTAGQERYRAITSAYYRGAVGALMVYDITKRQTFDNVQRWLRELRDHADSNIVIMMAGNKSDLNHLRAVPADDAQTLAEKEGLSFLETSALEAFNVENAFQTILLDIYHIISKKALAAQEAVSTGLPQGTTINVGNISGDMNKRTCCSN, encoded by the exons ATGGCGTACAAGGTGGATCACGAATACGATTACCTCTTCAAGATTGTATTGATTGGAGATTCGGGTGTCGGAAAATCGAACATTCTTTCGAGGTTTACGAGGAATGAGTTTTCTTTGGAGTCTAAGTCCACCATTGGAGTTGAATTTGCAACTAGGACATTGCAG ATAGAGGGGAAGACTGTGAAAGCACAAATATGGGACACGGCAGGTCAAGAGAGGTACCGAGCCATAACGAGTGCTTACTACAGAGGGGCTGTTGGTGCCTTAATGGTGTATGACATAACCAAGAGGCAAACATTTGACAACGTGCAGAGGTGGCTCCGCGAACTAAGAGACCATGCAGATTCTAACATTGTTATAATGATGGCCGGAAACAAATCTGACTTGAATCACTTGAGAGCAGTTCCAGCAGATGATGCTCAAACCTTGGCCGAGAAGGAAGGCCTCTCGTTCCTCGAAACTTCAGCATTGGAGGCCTTCAATGTCGAGAATGCGTTTCAGACCATTTTGTTGGACATTTATCACATAATAAGCAAGAAGGCACTAGCAGCACAGGAGGCAGTTTCAACTGGACTCCCTCAAGGAACTACCATCAATGTTGGAAATATTTCAGGTGACATGAACAAGAGAACTTGTTGCTCTAACTAA
- the LOC103414821 gene encoding BEL1-like homeodomain protein 9: protein MADDGLEAFHVPQQSRRDKLRFTLQNHPPQPPFSLPLFSESRHYDGVSFRAGELRSSVPLGPFTGYASILKRSRFLKPAQQLLEDFCGSVLPDSDPPPPNCWSFCAKDHRVDVQMKNSRLTTMLEEVYKRYKLYCQQMESVVASFETIDGLGNAAPYISLAIKAILKHFGCLKNAILDKLQSGGKTSLGDEETEGFSVRGIQNNQNPNDHLNLKLTTTNSLRQSVSRSQRGLPENAVAVLRTWLFEHFLHPYPSDSEKLMLAQQTGLSRTQVSNWFINSRVRIWKPMVEEIHILETQQAQTIPDPMNKSVKAPLHPSAENPVLHLGTPPMNSSSQKAQDIQTKRPRKIQHDLPEQGETWMRNAANGSLTSNDLQRISRTTEIDEVSLALSLKARK from the exons ATGGCGGACGACGGCCTGGAAGCCTTCCACGTGCCCCAACAGAGCAGAAGAGACAAGCTCCGTTTCACCCTCCAAAACCACCCACCCCAACCACCGTTTTCTCTGCCTCTCTTCTCCGAATCCCGCCATTACGACGGCGTCTCTTTCCGGGCCGGAGAACTCAGAAGCTCGGTTCCTCTGGGCCCGTTCACCGGCTACGCTTCGATACTGAAGCGGTCCAGGTTTCTGAAGCCTGCCCAGCAGCTCCTCGAGGATTTCTGCGGGTCGGTTCTACCCGACTCGGATCCTCCTCCGCCCAACTGCTGGAGCTTTTGCGCCAAAGATCACCGGGTCGACGTTCAGATGAAGAACTCTCGGCTGACCACCATGCTGGAGGAG GTGTACAAGAGGTACAAACTATACTGCCAACAAATGGAGTCGGTGGTGGCATCATTTGAAACCATTGATGGACTTGGAAACGCAGCCCCTTACATATCCCTTGCCATCAAAGCCATCTTGAAGCACTTTGGTTGCCTGAAGAATGCCATTTTAGACAAGCTTCAATCCGGAGGCAAAACGTCGCTTGGCGATGAAGAAACTGAAGGGTTTTCTGTAAGAGGCATTCAGAACAACCAGAACCCAAATGATCATTTGAATTTGAAGTTGACCACCACCAACAGCCTTCGTCAATCGGTTTCCCGGTCCCAGAGAGGTCTCCCGGAGAATGCAGTGGCTGTGCTGAGGACCTGGCTCTTTGAACACTTTCTGCACCC CTATCCTTCTGATTCTGAAAAGCTGATGTTAGCTCAACAGACGGGCCTATCAAGAACTCAG GTTTCGAATTGGTTTATTAATTCGAGAGTGAGAATCTGGAAGCCGATGGTGGAAGAAATACACATTCTTGAAACACAGCAGGCTCAAACAATTCCAGACCCAATGAACAAGAGTGTAAAGGCACCTCTTCACCCTTCTGCAGAGAATCCAGTTCTCCATCTGGGGACCCCGCCTATGAACTCTTCTAGCCAAAAAGCTCAAGACATCCAAACTAAACGCCCTCGAAAAATCCAACACGATTTGCCTGAGCAGGGCGAGACATGGATGAGGAATGCAGCTAATGGAAGTTTAACGAGCAATGATCTACAGAGAATTAGCAGAACAACCGAAATAGATGAAGTTTCCTTGGCCTTAAGCCTTAAAGCGAGAAAGTGA